Proteins found in one Melospiza georgiana isolate bMelGeo1 chromosome 1, bMelGeo1.pri, whole genome shotgun sequence genomic segment:
- the SALL3 gene encoding sal-like protein 3 isoform X1, with the protein MSRRKQAKPQHLKSDEELQAEVVSEHAVPGEGADDGDSGNESRSGSEETNVCEKCCAEFFKWTDFLEHKKSCTKNPLVLIVNEDEPAPPPAEEFPDPSPASSPSDQAESEAAEEGVQAENNDSSEVKNTEKEEEPMEVETSAEKNFQNKGTSNTATPLPQIPEPSSMTSYNMPNTNVTLETLLSTKVAVAQFSQSARATASTSISSGVTAVAIPMILEQLMALQQQQIHQLQLIEQIRSQVAMMNRQPLRPSLSQIVAAQAGPGQASNQLQGFATSAAVQLTAVIPSAIVGQATAGQPTAFDGSQHISRPTSGTSTPNISGSGSSALPESGVPSSSNAITSITPVSVSNAPNSASQPQNASTPPSIGHGSLTSVSSLPNPLLPQTSSNSVIFPNPLVSIAATANALDPLSALMKHRKGKPPNVSVFEPKSSSEDPFFKHKCRFCAKVFGSDSALQIHLRSHTGERPFKCNICGNRFSTKGNLKVHFQRHKEKYPHIQMNPYPVPEYLDNVPTCSGIPYGMSLPPEKPVTTWLDSKPVLPTVPTSIGLQLPPTIPGVNSYGDSPSITPMSRSPQRPSPASSECTSLSPSLNTSELSVPASAESPQPVQSGSSLNKAEPVTLPPTSTRLGDLSAGGQVSAAATSSIPTVVTDSTVATSLPNPVLPAVSDQFKAKFPFGGLLDSMQTSETSKLQQLVENIDKKMTDPNQCVICHRVLSCQSALKMHYRTHTGERPFKCKICGRAFTTKGNLKTHFGVHRAKPPLRVQHSCPICQKKFTNAVVLQQHIRMHMGGQIPNTPLPEGFQDAMDSELSYDEKNVDTLSNFDDDIDENSMEEDPELKDTASDSSKPLISYSGSCPSSPPSVISSIAALENQMKMIDSVMNCQQLTSLKSIENGSGESDHLSNDSSSAVGDLESQSAGSPAMSESSSSMQALSPVNSNSESFRSKSPGLSNQEEPQEIQLKTEKPDSPPPTAENGGALDLTSTNPGRPVIKEEAPFSLLFLNRERGPSQSTPSLVTSTAPTMIKMEVNGHSKPISLGEVPSLPAGIQVPAAPQTVMSPGITPMLAPPPRRTPKQHNCQSCGKTFSSASALQIHERTHTGEKPFGCTICGRAFTTKGNLKVHMGTHMWNNAPARRGRRLSVENPMALLGGDALKFSEMFQKDLAARAMNVDPNFWNQYAAAITNGLAMKNNEISVIQNGGIPQLPVSLGGGAIPPLSNLTGGMDKARTGSSPPIVSLDKASSETGAGRPFTRFIEDNKEIGIN; encoded by the exons CAGTCCCGGGAGAAGGAGCAGATGATGGTGATAGCGGGAACGAGAGCAGGAGTGGAAGTGAAGAAACCAACGTCTGTGAGAAGTGCTGCGCCGAGTTCTTCAAGTGGACGGACTTCCTGGAGCACAAGAAGAGCTGCACTAAAAACCCCCTGGTGCTGATTGTCAATGAAGATGAACCAGCTCCACCCCCGGCTGAGGAATTCCCTGATCCCtctcctgccagctctcccagtGACCAGGCAGAGAGTGAAGCTGCTGAAGAAGGCGTCCAGGCAGAAAACAATGACAGCTCTGAGGTAAAAAACAcggaaaaggaagaagagccGATGGAGGTAGAaacttctgcagaaaaaaatttccagaATAAAGGCACCTCAAACACAGCTACTCCTCTACCTCAGATCCCTGAACCATCTTCCATGACAAGCTATAACATGCCAAACACCAATGTCACGCTAGAGACTCTGCTGAGCACGAAAGTGGCAGTCGCGCAGTTCTCGCAGAGCGCGCGGGCCACTGCTTCCACGAGCATCAGCAGCGGGGTGACGGCTGTGGCCATCCCCATGATTCTGGAGCAGCTcatggccctgcagcagcagcagatccaccagctccagctgatCGAGCAGATCCGCAGTCAGGTGGCGATGATGAACCGCCAGCCCCTGCGACCATCCCTCAGCCAGATCGTGGCTGCGCAGGCTGGTCCCGGACAGGCCTCCAACCAGCTGCAAGGGTTTGCCACCAGTGCTGCCGTCCAGCTCACTGCAGTCATTCCTTCTGCCATTGTGGGGCAGGCCACTGCTGGCCAGCCCACTGCCTTCGATGGCTCTCAGCACATCTCGAGACCTACATCCGGAACAAGTACACCCAATATATCTGGCAGTGGCTCTTCTGCCCTGCCTGAATCAGGTGTACCTTCCTCCTCGAACGCGATTACGTCCATAACTCCCGTTTCTGTGTCAAATGCTCCTAACAGTGCTTCGCAGCCCCAGAACGCTTCGACTCCACCTTCAATAGGACATGGAAGCCTCACCTCAGTATCCAGCCTGCCAAACCCACTTCTACCTCAGACTTCATCAAATAGCGTGATCTTCCCCAATCCGCTGGTTAGCATCGCGGCAACTGCTAACGCGCTCGATCCTTTGTCCGCCCTTATGAAGCACCGCAAAGGAAAGCCACCAAATGTGTCAGTGTTTGAACCCAAGTCAAGCTCTGAGGACCccttttttaaacataaatgCCGATTTTGTGCCAAGGTCTTTGGAAGTGACAGTGCTTTACAGATTCACCTCCGCTCGCATACAGGCGAAAGACCTTTTAAGTGTAACATATGTGGAAACCGCTTTTCCACAAAGGGCAACCTGAAAGTTCATTTTCAGAGGCATAAAGAGAAATACCCTCATATTCAGATGAACCCTTATCCTGTTCCAGAATACCTCGACAATGTGCCCACCTGCTCTGGAATCCCGTATGGGATGTCGCTGCCCCCTGAGAAGCCGGTCACAACGTGGTTAGATAGTAAACCTGTTTTACCAACTGTCCCGACTTCCATCGGGCTCCAGCTGCCCCCCACTATTCCTGGTGTGAACAGTTACGGAGACTCTCCAAGTATCACTCCTATGAGCAGGTCACCCCAGAGGCCTTCTCCCGCCTCCAGTGAATGCACTTCTCTATCCCCCAGCCTCAACACTTCTGAGTTGAGCGTTCCAGCATCTGCTGAATCCCCGCAGCCCGTTCAGAGTGGCTCATCTCTGAACAAGGCAGAACCTGTCACTCTGCCTCCCACGAGCACACGGCTCGGGGACCTTTCTGCAGGTGGGCAAGTTTCTGCAGCTGCCACATCTTCAATTCCTACGGTGGTTACAGACAGCACTGTTGCAACAAGCCTCCCAAACCCTGTGCTTCCAGCAGTGTCTGACCAGTTTAAGGCAAAGTTTCCATTTGGTGGTCTGCTAGACTCTATGCAAACATCAGAAACCTCAAAACTACAACAGCTAGTGGAGAACATTGATAAGAAGATGACAGATCCGAATCAATGTGTCATTTGTCACCGTGTTCTTAGTTGTCAGAGCGCTCTCAAGATGCATTACAGAACACATACTGGAGAAAGAccatttaaatgcaaaatttgTGGACGTGCCTTTACTACAAAAGGCAATctaaaaacacattttggagTTCATCGAGCAAAGCCACCACTTAGAGTACAGCACTCGTGTCCCATTTGTCAGAAGAAATTTACAAACGCGGTTGTTCTTCAGCAGCACATTCGTATGCATATGGGTGGGCAAATTCCGAACACACCACTACCAGAGGGCTTCCAGGATGCCATGGACTCGGAGCTTTCCTATGACGAGAAGAATGTTGACACACTGAGCAACTTCGATGATGACATTGATGAAAATTCTATGGAAGAGGACCCGGAACTAAAGGACACGGCAAGTGATTCATCCAAACCCCTTATCTCTTACTCTGGGTCATGTCCTTCTTCACCACCTTCTGTGATCTCCAGTATTGCTGCTTTGGAGAATCAAATGAAAATGATTGATTCTGTCATGAACTGTCAGCAGCTGACCAGTTTAAAATCCATAGAAAATGGATCAGGGGAAAGTGACCATTTGAGCAATGACTCCTCATCAGCCGTTGGTGATCTTGAAAGCCAGagtgcaggcagccctgcaatGTCAGAGTCTTCTTCCTCCATGCAAGCTTTGTCTCCTGTGAATAGCAATAGTGAAAGTTTCAGATCAAAGTCCCCCGGTCTCAGTAACCAGGAAGAGCCTCAAGAAATACaattaaagacagaaaaaccaGACAGTCCACCACCCACAGCTGAAAATGGAGGCGCATTAGACCTGACATCCACCAACCCGGGAAGACCAGTCATCAAAGAGGAGGCTCCTTTTAGTCTGCTGTTCCTGAACAGAGAACGTG GTCCCAGCCAAAGTACTCCTAGCCTGGTCACCAGTACAGCACCTACCATGATCAAAATGGAAGTGAATGGTCACAGCAAGCCGATCTCTTTGGGTGAGGTTCCCTCGCTTCCAGCTGGAATCCAGGTTCCTGCTGCACCACAGACAGTGATGAGTCCGGGGATCACCCCTATGCTGGCACCCCCCCCTCGCCGGACTCCCAAGCAGCACAACTGTCAGTCATGCGGGAAGACCTTCTCCTCAGCAAGTGCACTGCAGATACACGAGCGCACCCATACCGGTGAAAAACCGTTTGGTTGCACAATCTGTGGTAGAGCTTTTACCACAAAGGGGAATCTTAAG GTTCACATGGGGACTCACATGTGGAATAACGCCCCTGCACGCCGTGGCCGACGCCTCTCTGTGGAAAATCCCATGGCTTTGCTCGGTGGCGACGCTCTCAAGTTCTCCGAGATGTTCCAGAAGGATTTGGCAGCTCGGGCCATGAATGTTGACCCCAATTTTTGGAACCAATATGCTGCAGCTATCACTAACGGACTTGCTATGAAGAACAATGAGATTTCTGTCATACAGAACGGAGGCATTCCTCAGCTCCCAGTAAGTCTAGGCGGAGGCGCCATCCCGCCTCTAAGTAACCTTACCGGTGGCATGGACAAAGCTCGCACGGGCAGCAGCCCTCCCATTGTCAGTCTGGACAAAGCAAGTTCTGAGACGGGAGCCGGTCGTCCATTCACCAGATTTATTGAGGATAATAAAGAGATTGGCATAAATTAA
- the SALL3 gene encoding sal-like protein 3 isoform X2 — protein MSRRKQAKPQHLKSDEELQAEVVSEHVPGEGADDGDSGNESRSGSEETNVCEKCCAEFFKWTDFLEHKKSCTKNPLVLIVNEDEPAPPPAEEFPDPSPASSPSDQAESEAAEEGVQAENNDSSEVKNTEKEEEPMEVETSAEKNFQNKGTSNTATPLPQIPEPSSMTSYNMPNTNVTLETLLSTKVAVAQFSQSARATASTSISSGVTAVAIPMILEQLMALQQQQIHQLQLIEQIRSQVAMMNRQPLRPSLSQIVAAQAGPGQASNQLQGFATSAAVQLTAVIPSAIVGQATAGQPTAFDGSQHISRPTSGTSTPNISGSGSSALPESGVPSSSNAITSITPVSVSNAPNSASQPQNASTPPSIGHGSLTSVSSLPNPLLPQTSSNSVIFPNPLVSIAATANALDPLSALMKHRKGKPPNVSVFEPKSSSEDPFFKHKCRFCAKVFGSDSALQIHLRSHTGERPFKCNICGNRFSTKGNLKVHFQRHKEKYPHIQMNPYPVPEYLDNVPTCSGIPYGMSLPPEKPVTTWLDSKPVLPTVPTSIGLQLPPTIPGVNSYGDSPSITPMSRSPQRPSPASSECTSLSPSLNTSELSVPASAESPQPVQSGSSLNKAEPVTLPPTSTRLGDLSAGGQVSAAATSSIPTVVTDSTVATSLPNPVLPAVSDQFKAKFPFGGLLDSMQTSETSKLQQLVENIDKKMTDPNQCVICHRVLSCQSALKMHYRTHTGERPFKCKICGRAFTTKGNLKTHFGVHRAKPPLRVQHSCPICQKKFTNAVVLQQHIRMHMGGQIPNTPLPEGFQDAMDSELSYDEKNVDTLSNFDDDIDENSMEEDPELKDTASDSSKPLISYSGSCPSSPPSVISSIAALENQMKMIDSVMNCQQLTSLKSIENGSGESDHLSNDSSSAVGDLESQSAGSPAMSESSSSMQALSPVNSNSESFRSKSPGLSNQEEPQEIQLKTEKPDSPPPTAENGGALDLTSTNPGRPVIKEEAPFSLLFLNRERGPSQSTPSLVTSTAPTMIKMEVNGHSKPISLGEVPSLPAGIQVPAAPQTVMSPGITPMLAPPPRRTPKQHNCQSCGKTFSSASALQIHERTHTGEKPFGCTICGRAFTTKGNLKVHMGTHMWNNAPARRGRRLSVENPMALLGGDALKFSEMFQKDLAARAMNVDPNFWNQYAAAITNGLAMKNNEISVIQNGGIPQLPVSLGGGAIPPLSNLTGGMDKARTGSSPPIVSLDKASSETGAGRPFTRFIEDNKEIGIN, from the exons TCCCGGGAGAAGGAGCAGATGATGGTGATAGCGGGAACGAGAGCAGGAGTGGAAGTGAAGAAACCAACGTCTGTGAGAAGTGCTGCGCCGAGTTCTTCAAGTGGACGGACTTCCTGGAGCACAAGAAGAGCTGCACTAAAAACCCCCTGGTGCTGATTGTCAATGAAGATGAACCAGCTCCACCCCCGGCTGAGGAATTCCCTGATCCCtctcctgccagctctcccagtGACCAGGCAGAGAGTGAAGCTGCTGAAGAAGGCGTCCAGGCAGAAAACAATGACAGCTCTGAGGTAAAAAACAcggaaaaggaagaagagccGATGGAGGTAGAaacttctgcagaaaaaaatttccagaATAAAGGCACCTCAAACACAGCTACTCCTCTACCTCAGATCCCTGAACCATCTTCCATGACAAGCTATAACATGCCAAACACCAATGTCACGCTAGAGACTCTGCTGAGCACGAAAGTGGCAGTCGCGCAGTTCTCGCAGAGCGCGCGGGCCACTGCTTCCACGAGCATCAGCAGCGGGGTGACGGCTGTGGCCATCCCCATGATTCTGGAGCAGCTcatggccctgcagcagcagcagatccaccagctccagctgatCGAGCAGATCCGCAGTCAGGTGGCGATGATGAACCGCCAGCCCCTGCGACCATCCCTCAGCCAGATCGTGGCTGCGCAGGCTGGTCCCGGACAGGCCTCCAACCAGCTGCAAGGGTTTGCCACCAGTGCTGCCGTCCAGCTCACTGCAGTCATTCCTTCTGCCATTGTGGGGCAGGCCACTGCTGGCCAGCCCACTGCCTTCGATGGCTCTCAGCACATCTCGAGACCTACATCCGGAACAAGTACACCCAATATATCTGGCAGTGGCTCTTCTGCCCTGCCTGAATCAGGTGTACCTTCCTCCTCGAACGCGATTACGTCCATAACTCCCGTTTCTGTGTCAAATGCTCCTAACAGTGCTTCGCAGCCCCAGAACGCTTCGACTCCACCTTCAATAGGACATGGAAGCCTCACCTCAGTATCCAGCCTGCCAAACCCACTTCTACCTCAGACTTCATCAAATAGCGTGATCTTCCCCAATCCGCTGGTTAGCATCGCGGCAACTGCTAACGCGCTCGATCCTTTGTCCGCCCTTATGAAGCACCGCAAAGGAAAGCCACCAAATGTGTCAGTGTTTGAACCCAAGTCAAGCTCTGAGGACCccttttttaaacataaatgCCGATTTTGTGCCAAGGTCTTTGGAAGTGACAGTGCTTTACAGATTCACCTCCGCTCGCATACAGGCGAAAGACCTTTTAAGTGTAACATATGTGGAAACCGCTTTTCCACAAAGGGCAACCTGAAAGTTCATTTTCAGAGGCATAAAGAGAAATACCCTCATATTCAGATGAACCCTTATCCTGTTCCAGAATACCTCGACAATGTGCCCACCTGCTCTGGAATCCCGTATGGGATGTCGCTGCCCCCTGAGAAGCCGGTCACAACGTGGTTAGATAGTAAACCTGTTTTACCAACTGTCCCGACTTCCATCGGGCTCCAGCTGCCCCCCACTATTCCTGGTGTGAACAGTTACGGAGACTCTCCAAGTATCACTCCTATGAGCAGGTCACCCCAGAGGCCTTCTCCCGCCTCCAGTGAATGCACTTCTCTATCCCCCAGCCTCAACACTTCTGAGTTGAGCGTTCCAGCATCTGCTGAATCCCCGCAGCCCGTTCAGAGTGGCTCATCTCTGAACAAGGCAGAACCTGTCACTCTGCCTCCCACGAGCACACGGCTCGGGGACCTTTCTGCAGGTGGGCAAGTTTCTGCAGCTGCCACATCTTCAATTCCTACGGTGGTTACAGACAGCACTGTTGCAACAAGCCTCCCAAACCCTGTGCTTCCAGCAGTGTCTGACCAGTTTAAGGCAAAGTTTCCATTTGGTGGTCTGCTAGACTCTATGCAAACATCAGAAACCTCAAAACTACAACAGCTAGTGGAGAACATTGATAAGAAGATGACAGATCCGAATCAATGTGTCATTTGTCACCGTGTTCTTAGTTGTCAGAGCGCTCTCAAGATGCATTACAGAACACATACTGGAGAAAGAccatttaaatgcaaaatttgTGGACGTGCCTTTACTACAAAAGGCAATctaaaaacacattttggagTTCATCGAGCAAAGCCACCACTTAGAGTACAGCACTCGTGTCCCATTTGTCAGAAGAAATTTACAAACGCGGTTGTTCTTCAGCAGCACATTCGTATGCATATGGGTGGGCAAATTCCGAACACACCACTACCAGAGGGCTTCCAGGATGCCATGGACTCGGAGCTTTCCTATGACGAGAAGAATGTTGACACACTGAGCAACTTCGATGATGACATTGATGAAAATTCTATGGAAGAGGACCCGGAACTAAAGGACACGGCAAGTGATTCATCCAAACCCCTTATCTCTTACTCTGGGTCATGTCCTTCTTCACCACCTTCTGTGATCTCCAGTATTGCTGCTTTGGAGAATCAAATGAAAATGATTGATTCTGTCATGAACTGTCAGCAGCTGACCAGTTTAAAATCCATAGAAAATGGATCAGGGGAAAGTGACCATTTGAGCAATGACTCCTCATCAGCCGTTGGTGATCTTGAAAGCCAGagtgcaggcagccctgcaatGTCAGAGTCTTCTTCCTCCATGCAAGCTTTGTCTCCTGTGAATAGCAATAGTGAAAGTTTCAGATCAAAGTCCCCCGGTCTCAGTAACCAGGAAGAGCCTCAAGAAATACaattaaagacagaaaaaccaGACAGTCCACCACCCACAGCTGAAAATGGAGGCGCATTAGACCTGACATCCACCAACCCGGGAAGACCAGTCATCAAAGAGGAGGCTCCTTTTAGTCTGCTGTTCCTGAACAGAGAACGTG GTCCCAGCCAAAGTACTCCTAGCCTGGTCACCAGTACAGCACCTACCATGATCAAAATGGAAGTGAATGGTCACAGCAAGCCGATCTCTTTGGGTGAGGTTCCCTCGCTTCCAGCTGGAATCCAGGTTCCTGCTGCACCACAGACAGTGATGAGTCCGGGGATCACCCCTATGCTGGCACCCCCCCCTCGCCGGACTCCCAAGCAGCACAACTGTCAGTCATGCGGGAAGACCTTCTCCTCAGCAAGTGCACTGCAGATACACGAGCGCACCCATACCGGTGAAAAACCGTTTGGTTGCACAATCTGTGGTAGAGCTTTTACCACAAAGGGGAATCTTAAG GTTCACATGGGGACTCACATGTGGAATAACGCCCCTGCACGCCGTGGCCGACGCCTCTCTGTGGAAAATCCCATGGCTTTGCTCGGTGGCGACGCTCTCAAGTTCTCCGAGATGTTCCAGAAGGATTTGGCAGCTCGGGCCATGAATGTTGACCCCAATTTTTGGAACCAATATGCTGCAGCTATCACTAACGGACTTGCTATGAAGAACAATGAGATTTCTGTCATACAGAACGGAGGCATTCCTCAGCTCCCAGTAAGTCTAGGCGGAGGCGCCATCCCGCCTCTAAGTAACCTTACCGGTGGCATGGACAAAGCTCGCACGGGCAGCAGCCCTCCCATTGTCAGTCTGGACAAAGCAAGTTCTGAGACGGGAGCCGGTCGTCCATTCACCAGATTTATTGAGGATAATAAAGAGATTGGCATAAATTAA
- the SALL3 gene encoding sal-like protein 3 isoform X3, with product MSRRKQAKPQHLKSDEELQAEVVSEHAVPGEGADDGDSGNESRSGSEETNVCEKCCAEFFKWTDFLEHKKSCTKNPLVLIVNEDEPAPPPAEEFPDPSPASSPSDQAESEAAEEGVQAENNDSSEVKNTEKEEEPMEVETSAEKNFQNKGTSNTATPLPQIPEPSSMTSYNMPNTNVTLETLLSTKVAVAQFSQSARATASTSISSGVTAVAIPMILEQLMALQQQQIHQLQLIEQIRSQVAMMNRQPLRPSLSQIVAAQAGPGQASNQLQGFATSAAVQLTAVIPSAIVGQATAGQPTAFDGSQHISRPTSGTSTPNISGSGSSALPESGVPSSSNAITSITPVSVSNAPNSASQPQNASTPPSIGHGSLTSVSSLPNPLLPQTSSNSVIFPNPLVSIAATANALDPLSALMKHRKGKPPNVSVFEPKSSSEDPFFKHKCRFCAKVFGSDSALQIHLRSHTGERPFKCNICGNRFSTKGNLKVHFQRHKEKYPHIQMNPYPVPEYLDNVPTCSGIPYGMSLPPEKPVTTWLDSKPVLPTVPTSIGLQLPPTIPGVNSYGDSPSITPMSRSPQRPSPASSECTSLSPSLNTSELSVPASAESPQPVQSGSSLNKAEPVTLPPTSTRLGDLSAGGQVSAAATSSIPTVVTDSTVATSLPNPVLPAVSDQFKAKFPFGGLLDSMQTSETSKLQQLVENIDKKMTDPNQCVICHRVLSCQSALKMHYRTHTGERPFKCKICGRAFTTKGNLKTHFGVHRAKPPLRVQHSCPICQKKFTNAVVLQQHIRMHMGGQIPNTPLPEGFQDAMDSELSYDEKNVDTLSNFDDDIDENSMEEDPELKDTASDSSKPLISYSGSCPSSPPSVISSIAALENQMKMIDSVMNCQQLTSLKSIENGSGESDHLSNDSSSAVGDLESQSAGSPAMSESSSSMQALSPVNSNSESFRSKSPGLSNQEEPQEIQLKTEKPDSPPPTAENGGALDLTSTNPGRPVIKEEAPFSLLFLNRERGPSQSTPSLVTSTAPTMIKMEVNGHSKPISLGEVPSLPAGIQVPAAPQTVMSPGITPMLAPPPRRTPKQHNCQSCGKTFSSASALQIHERTHTGEKPFGCTICGRAFTTKGNLKVHMGTHMWNNAPARRGRRLSVENPMALLGGDALKFSEMFQKDLAARAMNVDPNFWNQYAAAITNGLAMKNNEISVIQNGGIPQLPRSKELPVFYVYV from the exons CAGTCCCGGGAGAAGGAGCAGATGATGGTGATAGCGGGAACGAGAGCAGGAGTGGAAGTGAAGAAACCAACGTCTGTGAGAAGTGCTGCGCCGAGTTCTTCAAGTGGACGGACTTCCTGGAGCACAAGAAGAGCTGCACTAAAAACCCCCTGGTGCTGATTGTCAATGAAGATGAACCAGCTCCACCCCCGGCTGAGGAATTCCCTGATCCCtctcctgccagctctcccagtGACCAGGCAGAGAGTGAAGCTGCTGAAGAAGGCGTCCAGGCAGAAAACAATGACAGCTCTGAGGTAAAAAACAcggaaaaggaagaagagccGATGGAGGTAGAaacttctgcagaaaaaaatttccagaATAAAGGCACCTCAAACACAGCTACTCCTCTACCTCAGATCCCTGAACCATCTTCCATGACAAGCTATAACATGCCAAACACCAATGTCACGCTAGAGACTCTGCTGAGCACGAAAGTGGCAGTCGCGCAGTTCTCGCAGAGCGCGCGGGCCACTGCTTCCACGAGCATCAGCAGCGGGGTGACGGCTGTGGCCATCCCCATGATTCTGGAGCAGCTcatggccctgcagcagcagcagatccaccagctccagctgatCGAGCAGATCCGCAGTCAGGTGGCGATGATGAACCGCCAGCCCCTGCGACCATCCCTCAGCCAGATCGTGGCTGCGCAGGCTGGTCCCGGACAGGCCTCCAACCAGCTGCAAGGGTTTGCCACCAGTGCTGCCGTCCAGCTCACTGCAGTCATTCCTTCTGCCATTGTGGGGCAGGCCACTGCTGGCCAGCCCACTGCCTTCGATGGCTCTCAGCACATCTCGAGACCTACATCCGGAACAAGTACACCCAATATATCTGGCAGTGGCTCTTCTGCCCTGCCTGAATCAGGTGTACCTTCCTCCTCGAACGCGATTACGTCCATAACTCCCGTTTCTGTGTCAAATGCTCCTAACAGTGCTTCGCAGCCCCAGAACGCTTCGACTCCACCTTCAATAGGACATGGAAGCCTCACCTCAGTATCCAGCCTGCCAAACCCACTTCTACCTCAGACTTCATCAAATAGCGTGATCTTCCCCAATCCGCTGGTTAGCATCGCGGCAACTGCTAACGCGCTCGATCCTTTGTCCGCCCTTATGAAGCACCGCAAAGGAAAGCCACCAAATGTGTCAGTGTTTGAACCCAAGTCAAGCTCTGAGGACCccttttttaaacataaatgCCGATTTTGTGCCAAGGTCTTTGGAAGTGACAGTGCTTTACAGATTCACCTCCGCTCGCATACAGGCGAAAGACCTTTTAAGTGTAACATATGTGGAAACCGCTTTTCCACAAAGGGCAACCTGAAAGTTCATTTTCAGAGGCATAAAGAGAAATACCCTCATATTCAGATGAACCCTTATCCTGTTCCAGAATACCTCGACAATGTGCCCACCTGCTCTGGAATCCCGTATGGGATGTCGCTGCCCCCTGAGAAGCCGGTCACAACGTGGTTAGATAGTAAACCTGTTTTACCAACTGTCCCGACTTCCATCGGGCTCCAGCTGCCCCCCACTATTCCTGGTGTGAACAGTTACGGAGACTCTCCAAGTATCACTCCTATGAGCAGGTCACCCCAGAGGCCTTCTCCCGCCTCCAGTGAATGCACTTCTCTATCCCCCAGCCTCAACACTTCTGAGTTGAGCGTTCCAGCATCTGCTGAATCCCCGCAGCCCGTTCAGAGTGGCTCATCTCTGAACAAGGCAGAACCTGTCACTCTGCCTCCCACGAGCACACGGCTCGGGGACCTTTCTGCAGGTGGGCAAGTTTCTGCAGCTGCCACATCTTCAATTCCTACGGTGGTTACAGACAGCACTGTTGCAACAAGCCTCCCAAACCCTGTGCTTCCAGCAGTGTCTGACCAGTTTAAGGCAAAGTTTCCATTTGGTGGTCTGCTAGACTCTATGCAAACATCAGAAACCTCAAAACTACAACAGCTAGTGGAGAACATTGATAAGAAGATGACAGATCCGAATCAATGTGTCATTTGTCACCGTGTTCTTAGTTGTCAGAGCGCTCTCAAGATGCATTACAGAACACATACTGGAGAAAGAccatttaaatgcaaaatttgTGGACGTGCCTTTACTACAAAAGGCAATctaaaaacacattttggagTTCATCGAGCAAAGCCACCACTTAGAGTACAGCACTCGTGTCCCATTTGTCAGAAGAAATTTACAAACGCGGTTGTTCTTCAGCAGCACATTCGTATGCATATGGGTGGGCAAATTCCGAACACACCACTACCAGAGGGCTTCCAGGATGCCATGGACTCGGAGCTTTCCTATGACGAGAAGAATGTTGACACACTGAGCAACTTCGATGATGACATTGATGAAAATTCTATGGAAGAGGACCCGGAACTAAAGGACACGGCAAGTGATTCATCCAAACCCCTTATCTCTTACTCTGGGTCATGTCCTTCTTCACCACCTTCTGTGATCTCCAGTATTGCTGCTTTGGAGAATCAAATGAAAATGATTGATTCTGTCATGAACTGTCAGCAGCTGACCAGTTTAAAATCCATAGAAAATGGATCAGGGGAAAGTGACCATTTGAGCAATGACTCCTCATCAGCCGTTGGTGATCTTGAAAGCCAGagtgcaggcagccctgcaatGTCAGAGTCTTCTTCCTCCATGCAAGCTTTGTCTCCTGTGAATAGCAATAGTGAAAGTTTCAGATCAAAGTCCCCCGGTCTCAGTAACCAGGAAGAGCCTCAAGAAATACaattaaagacagaaaaaccaGACAGTCCACCACCCACAGCTGAAAATGGAGGCGCATTAGACCTGACATCCACCAACCCGGGAAGACCAGTCATCAAAGAGGAGGCTCCTTTTAGTCTGCTGTTCCTGAACAGAGAACGTG GTCCCAGCCAAAGTACTCCTAGCCTGGTCACCAGTACAGCACCTACCATGATCAAAATGGAAGTGAATGGTCACAGCAAGCCGATCTCTTTGGGTGAGGTTCCCTCGCTTCCAGCTGGAATCCAGGTTCCTGCTGCACCACAGACAGTGATGAGTCCGGGGATCACCCCTATGCTGGCACCCCCCCCTCGCCGGACTCCCAAGCAGCACAACTGTCAGTCATGCGGGAAGACCTTCTCCTCAGCAAGTGCACTGCAGATACACGAGCGCACCCATACCGGTGAAAAACCGTTTGGTTGCACAATCTGTGGTAGAGCTTTTACCACAAAGGGGAATCTTAAG GTTCACATGGGGACTCACATGTGGAATAACGCCCCTGCACGCCGTGGCCGACGCCTCTCTGTGGAAAATCCCATGGCTTTGCTCGGTGGCGACGCTCTCAAGTTCTCCGAGATGTTCCAGAAGGATTTGGCAGCTCGGGCCATGAATGTTGACCCCAATTTTTGGAACCAATATGCTGCAGCTATCACTAACGGACTTGCTATGAAGAACAATGAGATTTCTGTCATACAGAACGGAGGCATTCCTCAGCTCCCA AGGTCAAAAGAGCTGCCTGTTTTTTACGTCTATGTGTAA